A region of the Phaseolus vulgaris cultivar G19833 chromosome 11, P. vulgaris v2.0, whole genome shotgun sequence genome:
GAGAATCtaaaaaagacagagtggcgccgctgcggccgatcgcgctccgacgctcaagtcagtgacggaatcaccaaatactcagagagaatatcaaaactcaaggaaccgtgcgcagTGAATCTTAGTGTTCTGAAAAGCGTACTCAAGTATTCTCAGAAAACGTACCTCaaagtctgttaagagttccttatatacctgagcactttctctctcctgacggttacacctctggacacgtggctcgcattcagctgtacacgtgtcaccatctggagcccccttctacttgagcgtcacctctactcttcaagctattcgactaagttacacATGCAAGAagtaactcggtgcatagcttccttggagcgcgaccccttaagcggcgaggacggggtgtcaccatgcacaccttctctgtggtctcgcctgccgctatcacgatctgcttcacttgcacatcatgcatgttatgggaaactgttcccttgccccgacctctggctagggaatgatgaTCTGATAACCTCGTCCTTCGTACTTGTACCCcttgaaagccttaagcaagccttcctgaccttgcggcgatgtgcccctttcggcggtctctaaccacttgatcgcctaaaactcacatacggcgaccATGACGCAAGCCTGGTTACCGCCGGTTATAcatactagagatcggagaacgccaagctAACAACAGGCGACTGCACAAACTTCCCGATAtgcttcccttctgtcagccaggtgtcccgttcaacacgcctatattatcacttgttgccacgtcatcacttccgattacctgatcggtacacttCCCATTCACAGGGTTTGAGCGCGCTCTTCTGACCGAAGTCAATGTGGTCCCTGCCCACCTGCACCCCAACAACTGGGCCTTTGCCATTCTCTGCAACCATCTTGGCCAAACGCCATCCGTGAATGTTTTCCTCTACTTCTTCAAGGCGAAGAGTCCTGCAAAGAAGCTGTGGGTGAGCTTCAACGGAGTGGTAGGGAGAGTCCTTCTAACCCTCTTCCAGCAGTCTTACaagggcttcaaagggaagttctttaaGATATGTTGTAGCAAGCATGATCCTACCTTGCTGGATGGGTTCCCACTCTACTAGATGAAGAAAACAGGGCTCAAGAAGCCTAGGAGTCTCGAGGACTTGGCACCGCTCGATCTCGAGGTGTGCCAGCTCTTTTCAAGCTTGGGAGTGGTGTTTAACACTGCTGAACTGATCAAGCTTGAGTACATCGCCAAGGCTCTCAAGGGCTATATTGGTATCCTTTCCAGTTTTTGCTTTTACTTACTTGCACATTGTGTTGGTTCACTTTCTTATGCTTTGTTGTTTTCTCATGCAGATATGGTGCTCAATGAGGAAAAAAGGAGGATGCTAGCTGAGGCAGCCTCCAAACGCAAAGCTGGTACTAGCCCATCTGACGTTGATGCCTCGGCTCCTATTGATGGTCCTCCTGCGACTACTTCTGCCTCAAGCCCTTCTGCAACAGCTCATGCAGATCATAGGCAGAAAGGGGTAGTTGAGGCCACTGCCTCTGAAGACAAGGACACCTGTAGGAGAAGGCTGAGGAGACGCAGGCCAAGATGGTCAGGCTGGAGGAAAGGGCGACCCAATAGAACGTCCGACTTGGCCAGCAGGAGGGAGAGCTAGTCCGCAAGGACAAACTCTTCAGTCAGATCAAGTGGGAGCTTACCAGCAACGCTGTCGAGGCTTATCGTGCTGGGTTTGAGGATGCCATGGCCCAGGTTGCCTGCGCGTATCCTGGGGTGGATCTATCTCTAACGGGATTGACAAAGAAAGTCGTTGATGGGCACCTGGTCAACGCCCAGGAGTAACTCCCTTCTTGTTGTAGCTTAACTGATTAATGAACAATTTCAATAACTTGTATACATAcctttttatttatgaaatctGTCGTTTTGTCTGATCTTACTTCCTTTGAAGTTGTTAACTGCTTTTCCTGGCTTGCTTAGACTAACAACGCCTTTAGGGTCTTCCTGCCTTAGGTAGCACGCTTTCTCTATCGCTTGTTGACTTTACTCTTTCTTCGTCGTCTCAGGGTAGAGGCAATGCTTGCCCAAGCTCTCATTTTGCCCTATCCTTTGCCAAACAAAGGTAAGGGAGATGTTGCCCCCAACCTTGACTCATAAGGTCAAGGGGGATCCTTAACTAGGTATTGCGTCACTCTCAACCCTGTCTTATAAAACAAGGGAGACCTCTGGCTGGGAACCATACTGCTCTCGGCCTTGCCTTACAAGACGAGGGAGAGGTTTACTTAGTTGGACTCAAACTTTCCACACAGGGATAAGGCAGAAGTACAACTGGAGGCAGAGAGTTTCTGTCCACGCCCTAGCCGTATAGAGGCagaggaggattttaactggcAATTGTTtttgttctcgaccttggcgctcccacacaagagggaggctcactaagaaccatGGTATTACcagtcttggtgtttctaacctaAGGGAGATGCTTGTTTTACTGACCTCGTCCTTGCCGCATAGAGGCAAGGGAGGATTTTTGTggtgaaccatactattctcagcCTTGGTGAACTCACACAAGAGGGAGCTCACTTAGGAACCATACTACTCCCAATCTTGGCGTATCAAACTAGGGGAGAGGTTTGTTTTGCTGACCTCGCCCTAATTGTACAAAGGTAGGGGGATTTTAACTGTTAAACCATACAGTTCTTAGCTTTGGTGAACTCACACAAGAGGGAGACTCACaaagaaccatactattcccaatcTTGATGTATCAAACCAAAGAAGAGGTTCGTTTTACTGACCTCACCCTAATTGTACAAAGGTTAGGGAGGATTTTAACTATTGAATCatactgttctcgaccttggtgTTCTTactcaagagggaggctcacgaAGAAACATACTATTCCCAATCTTGAGGTTGCTAACCccagggagaggttcattaactgcactgtacaaaatatttctctttaactgaataactaaaattttattaggtgacctcattaaaaaacccttataagggaaaaagagtgtcccctaaaaCTGTGTACAATACAATAATCTTAATTGAAATAAAGCTTAAGGTTGGTTGCGTTCTACGTACGAGGGATTGCTCCACCTTCTAAAGTCTCGAtcctgtatgctccattcccaagggcctctgtcacGCGGAAGGGACCaatccacttgggagacaacttgttttctaactggtatgggtgggccttccgcatcaccaggtcggcgacctggaactaccgaggtctcagcttggagcTGTACCTGTACTCCACctttctcttcaaggcttcTGCCTTGATCCTCgcttcttccctgacttcatccagtagatccaggttcacctttatctcttcgttggattcttcagccacgaagttatggaaacgtggtgagctcTACTAGATTTCTAcaggaatcatcgcgtccgaaccatacaccaagctaaagggtGTCTCTTTAGTAGTGGactggggagtggtgtggtaagcccacacaattctagaaACCTCTTATGTCCAGgtccccttggctttctctagcttTCTCTTAAGACCTCGGAGCAAAACTCGATTGGCAGATTCGACCTACccatttgtctgggggtgttcgactgaggAGAACACCTACTTTATTCCAAGCTCTGTGCACAACTTGCCCAattgttggcttgcaaactgggtgccattatcgAACATCAACCGCTTTGGGATCCCAAAGCGGCATACTATGTTCTTCAACACAAAGTGTTGGACCTTGTGGGTTGTGATCTGCGCTACTGGCTCaacctctatccactttgtgaagtactcaatggcaaccacaaggtacttcatctgtTGTACTGCTAAAGAAAAtggccccagaatgtcgattccccaggtatgaaataACCATGGGCTATAGATTGGTCTCAACTTTTctggggcgccttgtgccagtcagcatgttgttggcactgcttgcaccgcTATCCATACCtcgtgcagtcttccctcatggttggccagtaatatCCTGCGCGAACAGCCTTCGACAAGAGAGCTCAGCCACCGATATGACTCCCGCATATCTCTTCGTGAAGTTCTGCCTTAATGCATATGCATTGCTCACCATGTACACATATCAAGGTTGTTGattcaagtgtgttcaagctttgaagaatccaaatcctttgagtttgatggaaggctggaggtgcttgctgttgctgaggtgTATTAGAATaagatctggggtagattatgtaccgtcccgtacccgggcgttgactaagtcaaggtcaaagtcaacaccaggcgTCGCCCGACGAAGTGAAAGAAGCGAGTATAATGCAAGTAAAACAACCAAGGCACAAGAAGGCAAAGGATGAGAATAAAATCGCACAGGCAGAATTCTATGTCGCAAGGACACGAAAGTAATCATAACAAAATTCCAAAGTTGTAGCAAGAGTgcagatgattcaaagaattacaaatttgtcagagaggttaaaacaagtataaaggAATGGGCTGATGATCGAGGGTGGCGGCTCAGTCGTCTATCTCTaagggcacgacctttccatcaacaatgtggtgagtggaatcgcagctgGAAATGTCAATCCCCGGATTCGTGTAGACTGCTTGAGCCAAAGCTTCttggaatccctcctcgaaagtacccgccatctcctggatgagggcctttttgtccttctctagctcctcaatggcggcgtccccggaggctacctgcttctccaaagcctccttttcCACGCGAAGCCGACTGACCTCATCTTGTAGTTTGTCGTCGTcagcctggagaaggcccatagccttggcctgggtggccatttccccctccatctgCTCCATCTCGTCAGCGTGCTCACAACaacggtccttcaagtccttttgaacttctgcGTCAGCTTCGACCAATTGCTGAAGGCCCGTTAActgaacttggagggcgacttcccgagtataaaagtcagcctgaagctccaatgcctctgccagttgtctCTCCgcttctgctttggactcttgtgCCTGCTTCAGGGAGGTTTGGTAAGTTTCATTTTGGCATCCCAGGgttttcttctcctcctccagagcagttacctttgtttccaaggcctggagagtttgagtttGCAGGACAGCAttcctggcctgggcgcgccattcaagggccaccgccaagaaggcccccaggtagaaaggcatgccttccttcctgtcggtgccctctggcatagtcccgccactgaagcccctcatcagatgcatgattggaggagggatggcgatgagatcgggggcggcagcggcAGCGACGGGAGCAGGGGAAGCAGAGACTTCTACCGGTGGCggggcggggcagattcggcaccttcgcccccttcctcttggacTGTTGTAGGTGGAAGTGAGGTCGCGCTTGGAGGGTCATCCATGAAGggattccctccctggggcgacgcctccagcagaagaggaacccgcacagattttctcctcttgaagggtgcaaCACCTtcagagtcctcatcatccgATAAAAtttccaagacccgtttccctttgtcaaggggtgTTGGAGCCGGAGATGAGGCTgcggctaggggaacggcggcgatgggTGGAGGAGAGTTGGGAGCCTGAAGTGCTtcggggctatgtggagatgacggagaTGAGCTTAAGGGAGCTTCGGCAGTGACcggaggtggcggtgacagaGTTGGTGGGGGAATCGGAacagcagcaggggcggaggaggcgctCGCCTTGGCGGCCCGAGCCtccttcatcgctttcgccagcatcattctcttagaggcgtccatcaccgatcctacaccAAAACAGACCAAGCAGCAGAAATTAGGACCAAATCAACTATGCAAAATTACAAAACGCATAGAGGCGTgagatgcaagtaacatggcTCCATGAGAAACAGGGGAGGAAGCAGTGAGAACAAACGTCCGGTAAGCAGGGTGTTCACAGCAAAGGGGGAGAAGGGGAGAATCTCCTTACCAAAGTACGTTGTCAGGGCGTGAGCGTTGTACtcgctagcaacaagcttcaaggtatcaaaaacgatccccagcccagccaaggccttgcttacctccctgtcagcaggggatagctcttccagggttttggccctaagcagcttagggcgctccgtccaatagaggggaaagccgtccaaggctgtggggtcgtgcttggcactgcacactctaaagaacttccctttccagttcttgtaagagttttggaagagggagagtggatcctgcccgcgatcccggaaaagcttacccagaagcttttcccctgcttcttcacttcgaagaagtGCAGGAAAACGTCTACGGAGGGAATGATGCCCAAGTGCCCGCAAAGgatttgaaaacccctcacgaatgcccagctactgggatggagctgggcgggggcggtatTGATTTCGGTGAGGAGTTCCCGTTCAAAGGGGGTGAATGGGAGACGAACTCCTACGCatttgaacacggtctggtacatgaagaagaagggtttcccctttctaggtccgtcgtccaaacaaacaggttccccaggcctaccgggacggacggatatgtgggcgtcatGAGTGCGGGAGAAAGCGTTAAAGttatacaaatggggatccccacggtGAGCTTCCAAGTCCTGGAAGGTAGTTaggctggtacactcgttcaggagctcgtcgggggcccatgggtagtaggctttgtagttggacttgggggtcttgggggagtAATCAGACTCTGCGTTCGTGCGCGTCATGTtgtaaataaatagctggagaaagaagagaggaaaaaggttttaacaagtgtagccatgacaggaaggggagtgaaccccaggaaacatcacccacgcgagaaaacccagaaagaaggagaagggaacagagaagaaaggagaagcggaagaacgcagtaatgcatgaatgtcaacagtcccaggcagttcaataaatcatacaatgcgacgaaagggaagagtcgtgagtaTTCGAAGTCATACCTTTGCTATCAAAGTGAAGGCGGGAGAAGAGCACAGGAAGGAGAGAACAGCAATTGCAGAGAAAGGGGGTTTGAAGACGACGAACAGTGCAGAGACGCAgagggaatgaatgtaacagtggggtgagcgcggggtttgcgggtaacttaaacgttacatttcgcaactcaagaggcgctaactaagagccgtgagatcgtaccacgtgtcaaaggatcaatcgccccagggaaacgcaagggtctctagaggctggccgtgcgatgggctacgtggcgcgcgatcaagggtagccccaaaaggtgttattatccccgtttcagaggatgtccaatcagtcattaagagcgctcctatggttc
Encoded here:
- the LOC137807201 gene encoding uncharacterized protein, with translation MPFYLGAFLAVALEWRAQARNAVLQTQTLQALETKVTALEEEKKTLGCQNETYQTSLKQAQESKAEAERQLAEALELQADFYTREVALQVQLTGLQQLVEADAEVQKDLKDRCCEHADEMEQMEGEMATQAKAMGLLQADDDKLQDEVSRLRVEKEALEKQVASGDAAIEELEKDKKALIQEMAGTFEEGFQEALAQAVYTNPGIDISSCDSTHHIVDGKVVPLEIDD
- the LOC137807211 gene encoding classical arabinogalactan protein 7-like; this encodes MKEARAAKASASSAPAAVPIPPPTLSPPPPVTAEAPLSSSPSSPHSPEALQAPNSPPPIAAVPLAAASSPAPTPLDKGKRVLEILSDDEDSEGVAPFKRRKSVRVPLLLEASPQGGNPFMDDPPSATSLPPTTVQEEGGEGAESAPPRHR